The Cydia fagiglandana chromosome 4, ilCydFagi1.1, whole genome shotgun sequence genome has a window encoding:
- the LOC134664078 gene encoding uncharacterized protein LOC134664078, with the protein MSPLARSLLARSLLALAALLAIAYATDECVTVTVGTKTKVPIPINPAKVPEPGQNMTISNGCKPGHVIGETITVCSHVKGCVPTIDIGKGQYSPVVVGCKCPGGCVLNGTQYC; encoded by the exons ATGTCGCCGCTCGCTCGCTCACTGCTCGCTCGCTCGCTGCTCGCGCTCGCCGCACTGCTCGCCATCGCTTACGCCACTGACGAATGTGTCACGGTAACAGTTG GTACCAAAACCAAAGTCCCAATTCCAATAAACCCGGCAAAGGTTCCGGAGCCAGGACAGAATATGACTATTTCG AACGGCTGCAAACCAGGACACGTGATTGGTGAGACAATAACGGTCTGCAGCCACGTCAAGGGCTGCGTGCCGACCATCGATATCGGTAAAGGCCAGTACTCCCCGGTCGTAGTGGGCTGCAAGTGTCCCGGCGGTTGTGTGCTGAACGGCACCCAATACTGTTAA
- the LOC134663372 gene encoding death-associated inhibitor of apoptosis 1-like: MTTGQDECGMCAPPATSASVLPKPHPHPRYNNKAARLRTFEDWPKSMKQKPEELAEAGFYYTGQSDKTKCFYCDGGLKDWEEDDVPWEQHARWFDRCAYVQLVKGEDYVQKVMSSQKGKVIIAPNKASNSAIDPNYELGRITSHLMDMAEPTLPGGNTEAVTYTAAKRKTNAYLLVKLSTPTT; encoded by the exons ATGACTACAGGCCAGGACGAGTGCGGCATGtgcgcgccgcccgccaccaGCGCCAGTGTGCTCCCCAAACCCCACCCGCACCCGCGCTACAACAACAAGGCCGCCCGGCTCCGCACCTTCGAAGATTGGCCCAAGAGCATGAAGCAGAAGCCCGAGGAGCTCGCCGAGGCCGGCTTCTACTACACCGGCCAGAGCGACAAGACCAAGTGCTTCTACTGTGACGGAGGACTCAAGGACTGGGAGGAGGACGACGTCCCATGGGAGCAGCACGCGCGTTGGTTCGACCGGTGCGCGTACGTTCAGCTCGTTAAGGGAGAAGATTACGTCCAGAAGGTCATGAGCAGCCAAAAAGGAAAAGTCATCATTGCTCCGAACAAAGCGTCCAACAGCGCAA TCGACCCCAACTACGAACTCGGCCGGATCACCAGCCACCTCATGGACATGGCAGAGCCCACACTTCCAGGAGGCAATACCGAAGCCGTTACGTATACCGCAGCCAAACGCAAAACTAACGCTTACTTGTTAGTTAAGCTAAGCACACCAACTActtaa